The following coding sequences are from one Ornithodoros turicata isolate Travis chromosome 1, ASM3712646v1, whole genome shotgun sequence window:
- the LOC135373634 gene encoding uncharacterized protein LOC135373634 isoform X2, whose protein sequence is MPGVSMPEPSAQEAGHVHEVADMPSVPPSPALDISVGDVQEDISGDSTGFDCTHILICDEQNDPLSFTDDTSSVGTPGPSVQSSRLSSVGTSPLASLTSPSTSRGVLVTVGCHGELSSSFGICAC, encoded by the exons ATGCCAGGAGTGAGCATGCCAGAACCCAGTGCACAAGAGGCAGGACAT GTGCACGAGGTCGCGGATATGCCTTCTGTGCCTCCTTCACCTGCTTTG GACATATCGGTGGGTGACGTACAAGAAGACATCAGTGGA GACAGCACTGGGTTTGACTGCACACATATTCTTATATGTGACGAACAAAATGACCCATTG AGCTTCACTGATGACACAAGTTCAGTAGGGACACCTGGGCCATCCGTTCAGTCATCCAGGCTGTCGTCTGTA GGCACTTCCCCGCTTGCCTCCCTTACCAGCCCAAGCACCAGCAGAGGCGTGCTCGTG ACAGTTGGATGTCATGGGGAACTGTCCAGTTCATTCGGCATTTGTGCATGCTGA
- the LOC135373634 gene encoding uncharacterized protein LOC135373634 isoform X1 — translation MPGVSMPEPSAQEAGHVHEVADMPSVPPSPALDISVGDVQEDISGDSTGFDCTHILICDEQNDPLSFTDDTSSVGTPGPSVQSSRLSSVGTSPLASLTSPSTSRGVLVVRVILINITLEYDIIHYVVNWQYLIGNRCNICSYNL, via the exons ATGCCAGGAGTGAGCATGCCAGAACCCAGTGCACAAGAGGCAGGACAT GTGCACGAGGTCGCGGATATGCCTTCTGTGCCTCCTTCACCTGCTTTG GACATATCGGTGGGTGACGTACAAGAAGACATCAGTGGA GACAGCACTGGGTTTGACTGCACACATATTCTTATATGTGACGAACAAAATGACCCATTG AGCTTCACTGATGACACAAGTTCAGTAGGGACACCTGGGCCATCCGTTCAGTCATCCAGGCTGTCGTCTGTA GGCACTTCCCCGCTTGCCTCCCTTACCAGCCCAAGCACCAGCAGAGGCGTGCTCGTGGTAAGGGTAATACTCATAAACATAACACTTGAATATGATATTATACATTATGTCGTGAACTGGCAGTACCTGATAGGAAACAGATGCAATATCTGTAGTTACAACTTGTGA